The genome window TTACAGAGACAATAGATAGGAGATCTTGCAACTACATGTGcatataattatcaaattttgatcgCCATAGATTTCATAGTAAAACATTTGTATGGACAAAGCTCATGtctgaaatataaaaattagatttttttttccataagcACCATCCTAAATATGCatgaatttcaattcaaaatctaTTTGTTCATGTTTCGTCTCCAATTATAACAAGCATgctataataaaatacatcataGTGAAATATACTTGAAAATCATTAACATTTATAAAACAATCGAATTTTCACGTAAGATGCTTGAACGTTATTCGATACACAttgtaccaaatttcaataccaaATATATGTTATAGAATCTTATGATGCTCTaatcaattatttataatttataattcaatttaaaaggtATAATCTAATCCTTAATGACAGGTTTATAAGACTCAATTAGATCCTATCAATTtcccttaatcaaaatttaagcatgtttaataacaaaaatttaatcatcatatacttaatcattcaaatattatgcataatataacttacgaaatcttaaaataatttttttcagaaACAATTTTACCAAAGATAAGATAGTGAAAAAACATACTAgataaattatataactttCTTGCCATAAAAGTTTACAATTCATTTCTTACTTGCCATAGAAAAGAATTGTGAAAAAAGAAGAGTATCGTCTTGATAGCGtatcatgaaataaataaataacaagagaaATAGGAGAGCAAAAGAGAAGTACGTATTTTAGTGATCCATAAAGATGTTCACAATGCTTCTTTataatctatatttatatacaaaagtataaatgaaataaaactctaCTTTTAATGACTATTAGAGTTCtaaagtatattaaatttattttgatcttgTTGGACGtccacttaataataaaatatttataacatatacaaactatatataaaatgaagGCCGTAAGGCCTTCTACAATGGGCACTTgtctatttttttccttttttttacatGAGAATATTATGGGTAAGTGTCAATTACAATtcctctatttttaaattataagaatggttaaattttaatttgatcattatatttcgctcaaatttgagatttaatcagatactttaattttgacataattcgatacctcaacttttataatgtcattagtcggtctaaatactttattctaattaagataattatgtgaCTTTTTAAGGATTGCTAATACCACTAAAATtctttattaaactaagatttGTTTTAATGTCATTAGTCAATCTAAATTCTTTGTTAATACcatcaatttttatttgattatcgatctagttttaattaaataaattattaaaatttataaaactagTTCAACCATTGGtgcaatcaatttttttatctcgattcaattttttatccaaactcaTGTATCAACTGATTTGGTCCGATTCCAACAAGCTCAAACACGTTCAATTAGACTCATTTACTTTGTATAAAAATTGAGCTATTTTTGTGTGCTAGTCATATTTGAGATCAAGTTGAATTGAGGTTCcacaatattaatttaaaatttaaaagaaaaccttAATTACAACCCGAAACTACTCGAATCAAGTATTAAGATACATAAATTCTTCACAGTCAATAGCTCTAGTTTATTTCAAAAATGATGAGATCGACTTCAGATTTCTTTTGAAACAAACTCGAATAGCTTATGAGCACAGATTTCATTTATCCCCTAATTACTTACAAATATTCACTATATACACAAATCATTTATCATTACCAAGGCTCTGAATCTCCATTGTCATCACCAGTCCAAAACACTGCATTTCCTCCATTAGCATACAACATACTGCtttcattatcatcatcatgaAAATCATATTCGAGGTCCGAATCTTCAGAATCGAACAAATTCTCAAATCCATCATCATAATCACCATCATCATAGTCGCCATCTTCAACTTCAACGTTATCATTGTTATCGCAGTCATCAAGGATGGTACCATTAATTCTAGCTTTCCTCTTTTCGCGTCGTATCCGTTTTCCTTCTGCAACTAATGCCATTAGTTGATCTCTTATCACTAAACTCTCATCTTTCTCCAAAAGCACTCCTTTGTCATCAAACCCCTCAACTAAGAAAACCGAATCCCTCATCCCTTTCAAACTCACGTAGAACAATTCCGGGTGTCTCACGATCATCGCCCTCAACTTATTTGGTAACCCGAACTCTTTCCTGAAATGTGTCAAGTGGTCTATTAATGTCCTCTTTTCAACCATCATCCCCAACACCTCTCTCACTACACCACAAGCTCTTTTCTCGGCCTCGAGGGATGACTTTGGAAAGTCGTCCAAAGACGTATTATACGGACAAATATCAGGCAATTCATTAAACTTCATTAAAAAATCCCGGTGTCGTCGCTTTAAATTCAACCCTTTCCGAAGGTTCAGTTGCTTAAACCTCAAAGGCCTATCAACGATCAACCCACGGTTTACCGGAGGAGACTTCAATGGAACAGCTAACTCAGGATCCCAATGCACAAGCTCAAGGGCCATACCATACGAGGTACCTACGATCTTAAACTTATCCGGATGATCATTACAAAGACGGGACCGAAAATTCGGAGATAACCCAAGATGAGGACCAAGGTGAACGATCTTAGACAAAAGAAGCCGACGATGAGAAGAAAGCATGAGAAGTTTCTGTAACTTGTTCGCCAAGAAACCTGACATAGCTGACTTAAGTTTCAATTCTTGCATAGCGAGAGACTTAGCAGCCGGGGTTAAACGAACACAAAGTTGGTACCCCGATTTTGTAGCGTTAAACGGAGTAGGCGGCATGGGGATAGTGAAGAGCTCGAAAATCGTGGGGTACCGATATATCATGGAAAGAATGGAACGAGGCTTGTGGATACAAAGGTAAGCACGGCATTTAGCGAGAATATGGATTGGAAGGAAGTGTTTCGGCTTCGAAAGTAACAAAGTTTTCAGCTTTTGGACGAAAcggattttgttttgtttcactACATGTTTGTCAAGTGAAGGGCTTCGAACAATTTTGAGAGAAGAACACGAAATCGAAAGGGATATACTTTGGGGTTTattataaatgttttgaaagctttttttagttcttttaaggGAAATGAAAGATGGGTTTGATGATTGAAGGAAGCTGGAGCTGAGGAAATTGTCACTTTGGCACGAGACGGAGAGCAACATGGTTGATCTAGAGACTTTATGAGGATGCTTGCTGGTAGTAAGCTGTAGTGTAGGCTATGGTACAACGAGTGAAACTCTTTCAGGCATAACATCAAACAGGTTGAGGGCACTGTTGTTAGCTCGAAGAAATCGTCTAAAAcatgaatattaaattaataggtGTGGCGAATGAACGCTTGGGAAAGGAAAATTGGGTTCAAATTAGAACAAAATGACATGAAAATGGTTCACTCGAGACTTTATCAGGAAGCGTGTGGTGGGTTGAAGTGTAGGCTATGGTTCAAGTCAAACTCTTTCGGGCATAAAATCAAACATGTAGACAGCGCTGTTGTTGGCTAGAAGAAAATACCTAAAACAAGAGAATTCTATCAAAGGAATGCTTTGGCAAGAAAATTGGGAGCAAATTAGAACAAAAATGAcatgaaaatggttcagctcTGGGGAAAAAGTGAAGAATTTTTGCAAAGCGAAACCCAAGCCAAGCAAGTATAAACAAGTCCACCTGACTCCTTTATCGCTTTAAGCTTTGGGCTTAAGCATGCCTCGTACTTGGGCTACAACTTGGGTACCTTCAACTACATGCGTTGAATTGGGTCGAAAAGCACAAACtcaataatttacttttaagtTAAAACTAATCCACTTGTTAGCACATACATAAATTTCggtaaaattcaaattatattttgtcttttttatttaaaaaatagataaattaattcatatacattaaattaaaaagtaaattaaatcttttattaaaaatttcatccatgcgtattgttaaaaactagccCTTGTATATCAGCATAAGATATGCATGGAACATCAAGTATCATTATCCGGTTATTCTGTTAGTCTTGCTAGTTTTAATTGAACAAATAGATGAAATTCTTAATAGAAaagaccaatttactctttgaccTAATATAcgtaaattaatttacttattttttaatagaaggaGCAAAATGCAATAACTCCAGAATACTTTTCTCAAGAAATTTCACTTTTGAATTTAAGGTCAAGCCTTAATAAACAATTGTAGGCCTCATTTACtagatttgaaaaattttagaaatttaatttttttggttgacTTTCAATAAAGCATATTTATGAATcatattagaattaaaattgaatttgataCGATtacatttaaaactttaaataaatttattgtcgagtgaatttttttgaataattttattataattttaatcgtatttactctctttttttgacacaatacttagAATTATTCATAGTCCCTCCCCAacttatttaaagaaaaatgcaCTTGAACATACTCGAACCCACATactcctgcattgacaacaacATTCATACCAATCAAACTATGACTCAATCGgccaaaaagaaataaattttatgaaaccaataaataaaataaaaaaaataacattcttGGAAACTTTagtatgatttaaattaatgtttgatggaaaataaataaaaattaatgttgatGGGATGTGCTATTAGATTGATTTCTTGAATGTATTATTTCCTCATTTTTGGTTGACAATGATGATCAACCATAAATAAATGTCTTCAAATGTGGGTCAATATcgatatttaatttaattaattttagaattaatcaaatttaaaatttagttcaaaCTCAAGTTCAATTTGagaatttgtatatttatataattttatttttttaagatatttattGGAGCGAATCTAATAATTAACTATTCGTATTTTGTAGATCCATTAAAGGGGTAAATGCTGGCCACGAGTTTTAAAACTGCTCCATACTTAGGGTAAGGATTTAATCATGATTTTGAGTTAGCATTAATGGTATAAAAGTTTGAAAGGGAAGGGTCTAAAGAGAGAAACTTTTGTCTCAACTGCCCCAACTACAGAAATTTGAAGCCAATCCCTTTTGTTTCAACTGCCTTGCATGTTAGGTCTTATGTCATGCATCAATGCCATGTTTCCCATCTCACTACATTAATAACATAAGTCTTACAttattcacaaatttagaatttagccTCTATACTATTAgttttagcaatttagtcctttatttttCAGAGTTCGAAATTTAGGTCTAATTACTAACactttctttttgttaaatttgttggtatgatattttgaaattaaaagaatactCACTTGGTggtcatgtaattaaaaaatgacattgtaatgaacttgaatttaacaaaataatgttaatgatgttaacagttgaatttgaattttgaaattgaaaaggagagactaaatttcaaatttataaagagTACAAGAACTTATAGtgtattttaactatttttataaaggttaatataATCTTTGACCTTAAACTGGCAGCTAAATCTActttggtatatatatttttttgtccattttGGTCCTTAAACTTTATTCCATCAAGATTTAATGACATGATATGATTTTAGAATGTCACatcattaaacttttatattttttaagttcaaaaatcaaaaggaaTTTAGTTGTCAAATTTAGATACCAAAGTGGatcgaaaaaaaaatattaatactgAAGTGAACCTAGTTATCGAGTTTAGATACTTTTGAGATTTTAATATAATaggaatattataatttaatatgtatatatatccaTCATATGAGTCGACATCATGTAAATTTGGTACAAATTCAAGCCCAGTAGCCCACAAACATGTGTACcgtttccttttatttaaatcCTGCAACAATGGATAACTAACCTGCTTCGCTTAGAGGTAGGTTCATAggggcaaaaagaaaaaatgtcatCAGCTGCTGTAGGAACTTTCTCGGCATCCAAACAGATTGGTTTCAACAAAAACGAAACCAAAGCTGGCGAAGAAGAAGAGTTAAGAGAtgagaaaaacaagaaattcaTTGATGATAATGATGAAGAAGCTATCAACAATGGTGGTAAACCCCATGATGATCAacatgatgaagaagaagaagatgatgatgatgatgatgccaAGTTGAAATCCGAGAAAGAATTGGATCTTGGTCCTCAATTTTCCCTCAAAGAACAGCTTGAAAAAGACAAGGTATATAAATTTTCTTGGAAAATTATACCCAGATTCCATGAAAATACTCAaaccttgattttttttcttttgtttgtttcaagGATGACGAAAGTTTAAGGAGATGGAAAGAACAACTTCTTGGTAGTGTTGATATGTCTGCGGTCGGAGGTACATGTTACCccaactcttcatttttttattatttacgtCTGGATATTTACGTTACAATATTTACAGGGgtcaattcaaaaaaatttgagggaccaaaattgaattttttataattcttgaaaggattaaatacatttttttttaatttttgggttaaagcgtaatttttttatattaatttataatttgatcatttataaaaagttatattgtaattttttaattttgtggcGAAGGTCCCTACCTGCCCCTTCTATCCGCTTCTACATATTCATGTTCGACTCATATTTGTGTCTTTTCTTGATTTAATGCAGAGAGTAAAGAGCCTGAAGTTAAGATATTAAGCCTCTCGATCGTATCCCCTGGTAGACCAGACATAATTTTGCCAATCCCATTTGTTACAAAGCCTAAAACTTGTCTGTTTACTCTAAAAGAAGGAAGTCGATTTCGTCTCAAATTCACCTTCAATGTCTCCAACAACATTGTCTCTGGTCTTAAATACGTAAACACTGTTTGGAAAACTGGTATTCGAGGTAAGAAAAACAACCTTTTAGAAAAGGGTTCGGGTTTGAGGTtggattaattttaaatgtggttgatattgaaattaaatttgacagTGGACAACACAAAGATAATGTTGGGGACATTTAGTCCACAAAAGGAACCTTATACATTTGAATTGGAAGAAGAAACTACACCTTCAGGCTTGTTTGCTAGAGGCTCATATGCTGTAAGGACCAAGGTAAATTATATTTGatggtttaaatttatttttagtccctgtacttttttattttttgaaatttagtctctttacttttatttttcagatgcctggtttgaaaattaaagttcgattaatgattttgttaataaagttttgttaatttgaatatgttgcatttaaacattcaaaggtctgggtttttttttttttaaattaaaggtaTTACCGATTggactttaatttttgaatcaaACAAGTGAAGGAACTGAATTCCTAGAATTAGAAGTAAAGGGATTGAATTTAAAAGTCCgaagagtatagggactaagGACAGAATTTGaccatatataatttataaatttattacaaattttataattaagaatttaacattacattaaaaaaattctgattttatttatatacattagaatttgtcttaattttaaaatattgaagcttaatttctctttttaatttgtttatgcaGTTTGTAGATGATGATGACAAAGTCTATTTGGATGTGAGTTATCACTTTGAAATCCAGAAGAACTGGGGTTCACGTCCTTGAAGGaaaatttaagggaaaaaaatgcaattaatccacttttttattttatttgtgctTGATtgttggggttttttttttcttcttctaaatATCTCTTGTAGATtctgttttatattattattttctttctgaTTGTCTATCTGTCTACATATCATGGCTTCCACATTCCCTTTATTGAGGTGGCAAAATAGTACcttaaaaaatggtaaattttgcTCTCAGTCCATGTACAATGTACACATTTGAAATCCaatccatttaattttaatttcaagaattcaaCCCTTCTACTCTTTTGATTTAACAATTGAAGTCCAATTGATAAGACTGTCAAAGGATCTTCGCtattatgtataatattaatcaagtgaataatttttttaacaatgtcggtaatataatttaatagaagttTGTTGacaatattatcaattgaaattcaattattgaataaaaaatagaggattaaatttcaaatatgtaaaaattataagcATAATTAGACCAAAAGATCTTATACTTTCATACATGAtgtaatcaaatttaattatgattactcgtgtttaagattttaatatattgattatttctTTACACCACAAAGAATGTAACAAGAGTAGTAGATTGATGCCAAATGTTTATATCTACTAAAATGTTAATTTCTACTATCAGTCCTTGTATTATGTGtaagttgtgaatttaattactataatttgatcacttttagtcattatattttttgaaatttaaaatttcaattctgACCAAACAGTAGttcataaattcattaaattccACTAGTTCCGAAATTTGACGTGACCAAACAGTAGTTAACTTgctattttcacatattacctGCAAATAAGGTTATAAATGAATGGAGCTTGAAAGAACAAGACACTGTTTAtcttcattcatttatttatttttaagcttgttcGTGTTCGTGTTCATGTTCGATTGGtgtttgttaataattttgaatttgtgttcatgttcatttatttaaaatcatgtATGTTCATgtcttttcatttaagttaaatgaatatgttcactaacatataattaaacaagtttatgaacaaaatatacatacatactatttttagatataaaaaccaaatataagtataaataattatattataaataaacaaaataagcacacaaacactaaaattttattaatatataatattcaaataataagcTAGGTT of Gossypium raimondii isolate GPD5lz chromosome 3, ASM2569854v1, whole genome shotgun sequence contains these proteins:
- the LOC105796426 gene encoding rho GDP-dissociation inhibitor 1 encodes the protein MSSAAVGTFSASKQIGFNKNETKAGEEEELRDEKNKKFIDDNDEEAINNGGKPHDDQHDEEEEDDDDDDAKLKSEKELDLGPQFSLKEQLEKDKDDESLRRWKEQLLGSVDMSAVGESKEPEVKILSLSIVSPGRPDIILPIPFVTKPKTCLFTLKEGSRFRLKFTFNVSNNIVSGLKYVNTVWKTGIRVDNTKIMLGTFSPQKEPYTFELEEETTPSGLFARGSYAVRTKFVDDDDKVYLDVSYHFEIQKNWGSRP
- the LOC105796425 gene encoding protein WHAT'S THIS FACTOR 1, chloroplastic — encoded protein: MLLSVSCQSDNFLSSSFLQSSNPSFISLKRTKKSFQNIYNKPQSISLSISCSSLKIVRSPSLDKHVVKQNKIRFVQKLKTLLLSKPKHFLPIHILAKCRAYLCIHKPRSILSMIYRYPTIFELFTIPMPPTPFNATKSGYQLCVRLTPAAKSLAMQELKLKSAMSGFLANKLQKLLMLSSHRRLLLSKIVHLGPHLGLSPNFRSRLCNDHPDKFKIVGTSYGMALELVHWDPELAVPLKSPPVNRGLIVDRPLRFKQLNLRKGLNLKRRHRDFLMKFNELPDICPYNTSLDDFPKSSLEAEKRACGVVREVLGMMVEKRTLIDHLTHFRKEFGLPNKLRAMIVRHPELFYVSLKGMRDSVFLVEGFDDKGVLLEKDESLVIRDQLMALVAEGKRIRREKRKARINGTILDDCDNNDNVEVEDGDYDDGDYDDGFENLFDSEDSDLEYDFHDDDNESSMLYANGGNAVFWTGDDNGDSEPW